Proteins from a single region of Sediminitomix flava:
- a CDS encoding S8 family serine peptidase, with protein MMRRCLLFVFLSLCCIISSHKYYTATAQGRTGIVNYNNQGQAKGIIRVKFAESTADKLQTVSYGGLSTGQLGIASFDAVSKQFNGHHLERVFPYDAKFEHKLRKHGLHLWYNIEYDLDVDPTVVCRAYNNVETVELSEPILEKRLIGGEKGVRVLSEEEVAAITANASASMTMDDPLLSSQWHYFNDGSQAGKRADASIQLDKAWAEVTGSTNVIVAVTDGGIDVDHEDLRDNMWINEAELNGEDGVDDDGNGYIDDVYGYNFTNNSGNIDPETHGTHVAGTVAAVNNNGVGVAGVAGGSGNGDGVRIMACQILSEGGGGGDLASAFIYAANNGAVISQNSWGYLVPGQYEQSVLDAIDYFIAEAGDYEGSPMRGGIVIFAAGNDGRNAAYYPGYYESVVAVASTDGTRDKASYSNFGSWIEIAAPGGDTWQGQSYGVLSTLPGNEYGYLDGTSMACPHVSGIAALVVSKLGGGDFSQDVLKNQIVFAGLSLDETAPDFIGQLGTGLIDASLAIKENSGIGPEVTTGLIVSAISNDFVDLNWTVPADEDDEKPSKFKIILSEGAFDENTAREIFVFSDVAAGETYEYRIEELTSSTDYSLKVQAFDRWGNPSDLSEELTFTTNMGPAMTYPEAPNSWSFAIDLDGDVTESTVVVDTFMIGNTNDALLEWELETRQTDVYVKSWANASLGYPQNADISLERSRVMPLDVVRNEDYEPLREFKNEYLYYTESFYAVYLIGDEDLSKSNTIAAAYSVSNPDGFNITEMDVYLNNISTGKATVEIYHGDILADAKLVLSKEIEDTQEGSHTISLDYNESYYVQQNDILWLVVKVPAGNRYPIGISSITDHPDAERYQWISFDDGTSWNNLADALQEPGWAFTMGAFTDEEYQGDFISLTPAKGMINGVGETEVEFSADISHLKNGDVETNILIKSNDENAADARISTKVTIAGQEPNLITPGIVDFGSVQVGSERELIIRMENYGYGLFKGSFTFEGLDGSPFEIVSKPYNVMPRTAEDLVVKYVPTTPGNSNAVLSITDRNGYKAVVNLFGNGEAPAEIAVTPQSQVHYLAHGAAATSSIMIKNEGDYPLDFNIPKYSSKPSKEGGHKFGYAWELRNDGFTWEEIDGMDGTVDVTDQFKSNPFLDFVEVDLSFKFPFYDTLVNKLYMSHIGLIALDDKDPVNGSWGGLLGSSFTSNGYFAIYYQYFDLLHDTKLLYHVFDDHVVFEYKNVHSKVTHGLSGEPMNFQLAVYYDGHAEMRYLDVYWSDADIWDPMMGIESPDKQDGIYFYDVYRKPERLFGYWAQPTWIDITFPGSKIISNLSHTNGVVAVGDSLEITFDIDTDGLVEGVNTQNIAIENNDPSLPIAHFTVNVDINEGGEAIVSTSDNTVDFGSIYRGTDLFRVISFLNDGNSNADIVSTSFADGSKFSVNKETFELKARLGTTVKVYFDASELGEYSDQITFTDDMNNTYVFDVSANVIGAPAIDLTYDQSSFTLNHGEKAEFTVNVSNVAGDTTLRMLTKGSNWLYEKKSDVGAMSLPSLRDFEYYFNHNDDALIGLEDPDAPLFDWIEIVTNGEGQKLDFDQSIMSAKIDFEKPFMFYGEEYSTAWMGYPGIITFTEPVQLAPIINNVIPFEDKFNNFIAVFWGLTGYDYFDENDMKGIYFKEFEDKAVFTYYRWVHSFGEGNGGLVEAQVVLYLDGRIKMQYKTINQETIDQWNHNLVVGVENIDGTEGTMANFYRSLIKDNLVIEFTPSEVINIAAGESKDITFELNATELIGGDYVTNLTFVNHTPNSEDISIPVNLTVNGESALSWNVEELDLGDVLYQPGWWTRHQFAIENKGTAHHTLAEGEIEVISDSNLGLEFWGTLEEVNPWLPFPAIPGFVDYNLFLNPFYKPLVIKVNEVVDAQVVLKPTEPGVYEDTLKLNYADGSMHELLVKANFYLPPVFESDMADTLAVVAMVEDHQEEMSFNISNKNGEYPLHYQFAIDYQYQGEVMMPDFSSSASAVALMINEFVGITSYANAVADSNFYQALYYGAEDIEISNSLGYGGSQEMTSMTKFIAPEGGFGLSHVSTWYRPEGLENGKIKVEVMTGTIDNLVTLHTETFTTETSSSEQTGKAELFELSEEVLFFSGENIYVAFTYEADATYPQGLIALDQTYAETFYFVADDGLIDITTDTRFATTGYYARAYAQDKVDGTWFKLSHDEGVIEMGDSLDVTASFDARFRRGANELIAKVAIITNDPDLSEDESSFIASMYINKGPQVYGNVEKQSMNEGDTLMLSYNLMDPESHDFTISIENLDDLGTATIEGNQVNISLTPSFDHSGMHSFDIVGVDEYGITTTATIDVEVMNVNRAPVAEEIDTIVIDLGEVFYWDATQAITDPDGDELTYGIADNNDGIVVSGFANNEFIISAIKEGETEIAITAYDPEMASVVKVVSVIVREALVTGVEDEILANKFKLMNYPNPVTASTKFSFDLTEAADVKIMVYNMQGQLVDSIEAGRKSVGTSEVEYDTSVLQSGMYIYTLIIDGTPKVFNKLIK; from the coding sequence ATGATGAGAAGATGTTTACTCTTTGTCTTTTTGAGTCTGTGCTGTATTATTTCATCCCACAAGTATTACACAGCAACGGCTCAGGGAAGAACAGGTATTGTTAATTACAACAACCAAGGACAAGCGAAAGGAATCATTCGCGTAAAATTTGCTGAAAGTACAGCAGACAAACTTCAAACAGTTAGTTATGGAGGACTGAGTACAGGGCAATTAGGAATTGCCAGCTTTGACGCAGTATCAAAGCAATTCAATGGGCATCATTTGGAAAGAGTTTTTCCTTATGATGCCAAATTTGAACACAAACTAAGAAAGCACGGATTGCATCTTTGGTACAACATTGAGTACGATTTAGATGTAGACCCTACTGTGGTTTGTAGAGCGTATAACAATGTAGAAACGGTAGAGCTTTCAGAGCCAATTCTTGAAAAAAGACTTATTGGTGGTGAAAAAGGTGTTCGAGTATTGTCAGAGGAAGAGGTTGCTGCTATTACAGCAAATGCTTCTGCTTCTATGACAATGGATGACCCACTACTTTCTAGCCAATGGCATTATTTTAATGATGGAAGCCAAGCAGGAAAGAGAGCTGATGCTTCTATTCAATTGGATAAAGCATGGGCAGAAGTTACAGGTTCTACAAATGTTATTGTAGCTGTAACAGATGGTGGTATTGATGTCGATCATGAAGATTTGAGAGACAATATGTGGATCAACGAAGCCGAGCTTAATGGTGAAGACGGAGTAGATGATGATGGTAATGGCTATATCGATGATGTATATGGTTATAACTTCACCAATAACTCTGGAAACATTGATCCAGAAACTCACGGTACACACGTTGCGGGTACAGTAGCGGCAGTGAATAATAATGGTGTAGGTGTAGCTGGTGTAGCTGGTGGTTCTGGAAATGGAGATGGTGTTCGTATCATGGCCTGCCAGATTTTATCAGAAGGCGGAGGAGGAGGAGACCTCGCTTCAGCATTTATTTATGCAGCGAATAATGGTGCTGTTATCTCTCAAAACTCTTGGGGATATTTAGTTCCAGGTCAGTATGAGCAATCTGTACTTGATGCGATTGATTATTTTATTGCTGAGGCAGGTGATTATGAAGGAAGCCCTATGCGAGGTGGTATTGTTATTTTTGCCGCAGGAAATGATGGTAGAAATGCAGCATATTACCCTGGTTATTACGAGTCTGTAGTTGCTGTAGCATCTACTGATGGAACAAGAGACAAAGCTTCTTACTCAAACTTTGGATCATGGATTGAAATTGCAGCTCCTGGTGGAGATACTTGGCAGGGACAATCTTATGGTGTATTGAGTACGTTACCTGGTAATGAGTATGGTTACTTAGACGGAACATCAATGGCTTGTCCACATGTGAGTGGTATTGCGGCCTTAGTTGTTTCAAAACTAGGTGGAGGCGATTTTTCTCAAGATGTACTAAAGAATCAAATTGTATTTGCAGGTTTGTCACTCGATGAAACAGCTCCTGATTTTATTGGACAGTTAGGAACAGGTTTAATTGATGCAAGCTTAGCTATAAAAGAAAACTCAGGCATTGGTCCAGAGGTTACAACCGGATTAATAGTATCAGCAATCTCAAACGATTTTGTTGACTTGAATTGGACGGTACCTGCTGATGAGGATGATGAAAAACCTAGTAAGTTTAAAATCATCCTCTCGGAAGGTGCTTTTGATGAGAATACAGCGAGAGAAATTTTCGTATTCTCAGATGTAGCAGCAGGAGAGACTTATGAGTATAGAATTGAAGAGCTTACATCTTCTACAGATTATAGTTTGAAAGTACAAGCTTTTGACCGTTGGGGAAATCCTTCAGACTTGTCAGAAGAACTTACTTTTACGACTAATATGGGACCAGCGATGACATACCCAGAAGCGCCAAACTCATGGTCATTTGCTATTGATTTAGATGGTGATGTTACTGAGAGTACTGTTGTTGTTGACACATTTATGATTGGTAATACCAATGATGCACTTTTGGAGTGGGAATTGGAAACAAGACAAACAGATGTTTATGTTAAATCATGGGCAAATGCTAGTTTGGGTTACCCTCAAAATGCTGATATTTCTTTAGAGAGATCTCGTGTAATGCCACTTGATGTAGTTCGTAATGAAGATTATGAGCCACTTCGTGAGTTTAAAAACGAGTATCTTTACTATACGGAGTCATTCTATGCAGTTTATTTGATCGGAGATGAAGATTTGTCAAAATCAAATACAATCGCTGCAGCCTACTCTGTGTCTAATCCTGATGGATTCAATATCACAGAAATGGATGTTTATTTGAATAATATCTCTACAGGAAAAGCAACTGTAGAAATTTATCATGGAGATATTTTAGCAGATGCTAAATTGGTATTGTCAAAAGAAATTGAAGATACACAAGAAGGTTCTCATACTATTTCATTGGATTACAATGAATCATATTATGTACAGCAAAATGATATTCTGTGGTTAGTGGTAAAAGTACCAGCAGGTAACCGTTACCCAATTGGTATTAGCAGTATCACAGATCATCCAGATGCGGAGAGGTACCAATGGATTTCATTCGATGATGGAACATCTTGGAATAATTTAGCAGATGCTTTGCAAGAGCCAGGATGGGCATTTACTATGGGTGCATTTACTGACGAAGAATATCAAGGTGACTTCATTTCATTGACTCCAGCAAAAGGAATGATCAATGGAGTAGGAGAAACTGAGGTAGAATTCAGTGCAGATATTTCTCACTTGAAGAATGGTGATGTTGAGACTAATATCTTGATCAAATCTAATGATGAGAATGCAGCAGATGCTAGAATCTCGACTAAAGTTACAATTGCGGGTCAAGAACCAAACTTGATTACTCCTGGTATTGTGGATTTTGGTTCTGTTCAAGTTGGTTCTGAAAGAGAGTTGATCATCAGAATGGAGAACTATGGTTACGGTTTGTTTAAAGGTTCATTTACTTTCGAAGGTTTAGATGGTTCTCCTTTTGAAATCGTTTCTAAGCCATACAATGTAATGCCAAGAACTGCTGAAGACTTAGTAGTGAAATATGTACCTACAACTCCTGGTAACTCGAATGCAGTTTTATCAATCACAGATAGAAATGGTTACAAAGCAGTTGTAAATCTGTTTGGTAATGGTGAAGCACCAGCTGAGATCGCTGTTACACCTCAATCGCAAGTTCATTATTTGGCACATGGGGCTGCAGCTACATCTTCTATTATGATCAAGAATGAAGGTGATTACCCATTGGATTTCAACATTCCTAAATATAGCTCGAAACCAAGTAAAGAAGGTGGACATAAGTTTGGTTATGCTTGGGAGTTGAGAAATGATGGCTTCACTTGGGAAGAAATTGATGGAATGGATGGTACAGTTGATGTTACTGATCAGTTTAAGAGTAATCCTTTCCTTGACTTCGTAGAAGTAGATTTGAGCTTCAAATTCCCATTCTACGATACTTTAGTGAACAAGCTTTATATGTCGCATATTGGTTTGATCGCGTTGGATGATAAAGATCCTGTAAATGGTTCTTGGGGTGGTTTGCTAGGTTCTAGCTTTACTTCAAATGGGTACTTTGCGATTTATTACCAGTACTTTGATCTACTTCACGATACAAAACTACTTTATCATGTATTTGATGATCACGTAGTATTTGAATATAAAAATGTACATTCAAAAGTAACTCACGGATTATCTGGAGAACCAATGAACTTCCAATTGGCAGTTTACTACGATGGTCACGCAGAAATGAGATACCTAGATGTTTATTGGTCTGATGCTGATATTTGGGATCCTATGATGGGTATCGAGAGTCCTGACAAGCAAGATGGTATTTACTTCTATGATGTATATAGAAAACCAGAAAGATTGTTTGGGTATTGGGCGCAACCAACTTGGATTGATATCACGTTCCCTGGTTCAAAAATCATTTCAAATCTATCTCATACAAATGGTGTAGTTGCTGTTGGTGACTCATTGGAGATTACTTTTGATATTGATACTGACGGCTTGGTAGAAGGTGTGAATACGCAAAATATTGCGATCGAAAATAATGACCCATCTTTACCAATTGCACATTTCACAGTAAATGTAGATATCAATGAAGGTGGTGAAGCAATTGTATCAACTTCAGATAATACAGTTGATTTCGGTTCGATTTACAGAGGAACAGATCTATTCAGAGTGATTTCATTCCTGAATGATGGAAATAGCAATGCTGATATAGTATCGACTTCTTTTGCTGACGGTTCTAAATTCTCTGTAAACAAAGAGACATTTGAACTTAAAGCTAGATTAGGTACAACAGTAAAAGTTTACTTTGATGCTTCAGAGCTAGGTGAGTACTCAGATCAGATTACATTTACGGATGACATGAATAATACATATGTGTTTGATGTAAGTGCGAATGTTATCGGTGCACCTGCTATTGATTTAACTTATGATCAATCGTCATTCACATTGAATCATGGTGAGAAAGCTGAATTTACAGTAAATGTTTCTAACGTAGCAGGAGATACTACGCTTAGAATGTTGACAAAAGGAAGCAACTGGTTATATGAAAAGAAATCTGATGTTGGAGCAATGTCTCTACCATCGTTGAGAGACTTTGAATATTACTTCAATCATAATGATGATGCATTGATTGGTCTTGAAGATCCTGATGCACCACTATTTGACTGGATTGAGATTGTAACAAATGGAGAAGGTCAAAAATTGGATTTCGATCAATCGATCATGTCTGCTAAGATTGACTTTGAGAAACCATTTATGTTCTACGGAGAAGAGTATTCTACTGCTTGGATGGGTTACCCTGGTATTATCACATTTACTGAGCCTGTTCAATTAGCACCAATCATCAACAACGTTATTCCTTTTGAAGATAAGTTTAACAACTTTATCGCTGTATTCTGGGGATTAACGGGTTATGATTACTTCGATGAAAATGATATGAAAGGTATCTACTTCAAAGAGTTTGAAGATAAAGCGGTATTTACTTACTACCGTTGGGTACATTCGTTCGGAGAAGGAAATGGTGGATTGGTAGAAGCTCAAGTTGTTTTGTACTTGGATGGCAGAATCAAAATGCAATACAAAACAATTAACCAAGAGACAATTGACCAATGGAATCACAATTTGGTAGTAGGAGTTGAAAATATTGATGGTACAGAAGGTACAATGGCGAATTTCTATAGAAGTCTGATTAAAGATAACTTAGTAATTGAGTTCACGCCTTCAGAAGTTATCAATATTGCTGCTGGAGAAAGTAAAGACATTACTTTTGAGTTGAACGCAACAGAATTGATTGGAGGAGACTATGTTACTAATCTTACTTTTGTAAACCATACGCCAAACAGTGAAGATATTTCAATTCCTGTAAACTTGACTGTAAATGGAGAGTCAGCATTGTCTTGGAATGTTGAAGAACTTGACTTGGGTGATGTTCTTTATCAACCAGGATGGTGGACAAGACATCAGTTTGCAATTGAAAATAAAGGTACAGCTCATCATACTTTAGCTGAAGGAGAAATTGAAGTGATTTCAGATTCAAACCTTGGTTTAGAATTCTGGGGAACTTTAGAGGAAGTTAACCCTTGGTTGCCATTCCCTGCTATTCCAGGATTTGTAGACTATAACTTATTCTTGAATCCATTCTATAAGCCTTTAGTAATTAAAGTAAATGAGGTTGTAGATGCTCAAGTAGTTCTTAAGCCAACTGAACCTGGGGTATATGAAGATACTCTTAAATTGAACTATGCAGATGGTAGTATGCATGAGCTTTTAGTGAAAGCTAACTTCTATTTGCCTCCAGTATTTGAGTCTGATATGGCTGATACTTTAGCTGTTGTAGCTATGGTAGAAGATCACCAAGAGGAAATGTCATTCAACATCAGTAATAAAAATGGCGAATATCCTCTACATTATCAGTTTGCAATTGATTATCAGTACCAAGGAGAGGTAATGATGCCTGATTTCTCTTCTTCGGCAAGTGCTGTAGCTCTAATGATAAATGAGTTTGTAGGGATTACTTCATATGCAAATGCAGTAGCAGATTCGAATTTCTATCAAGCACTTTATTACGGAGCAGAAGATATCGAAATCTCAAATTCACTTGGATATGGTGGTAGTCAAGAAATGACTTCTATGACTAAATTCATCGCTCCAGAAGGAGGTTTTGGTTTATCACATGTATCTACTTGGTACAGACCAGAAGGACTTGAGAATGGAAAAATCAAAGTAGAAGTAATGACAGGAACGATTGACAATCTTGTTACACTTCATACTGAGACATTTACTACAGAAACAAGTTCTTCAGAACAAACGGGTAAAGCAGAGTTGTTTGAATTGAGTGAAGAAGTATTATTCTTCTCAGGTGAAAATATCTATGTAGCCTTCACTTATGAAGCAGATGCTACATACCCTCAAGGTTTGATCGCATTAGACCAGACTTATGCTGAAACGTTCTATTTCGTGGCAGATGACGGCTTGATCGATATTACAACTGATACAAGATTTGCTACAACAGGTTACTATGCTAGAGCGTATGCTCAAGATAAAGTAGATGGTACGTGGTTCAAATTGAGTCATGATGAAGGTGTAATCGAGATGGGTGATAGCCTAGATGTAACTGCTAGTTTTGATGCTAGATTCAGAAGAGGAGCAAATGAGTTGATCGCGAAAGTAGCGATTATCACAAATGACCCTGATTTGTCTGAAGATGAAAGCTCATTCATCGCGAGTATGTACATCAACAAAGGCCCACAAGTTTATGGTAACGTTGAAAAGCAGAGCATGAATGAGGGAGATACATTAATGTTAAGTTATAACTTAATGGATCCTGAGTCTCATGACTTCACAATTTCGATCGAGAATCTCGATGATTTAGGTACAGCTACAATTGAAGGTAATCAAGTGAATATTTCACTTACACCGTCTTTTGATCATTCTGGTATGCATTCATTCGATATCGTTGGTGTAGATGAATATGGAATTACAACAACTGCTACTATTGATGTAGAAGTAATGAATGTCAACAGAGCTCCTGTTGCAGAGGAAATTGATACAATTGTAATTGACTTGGGAGAAGTATTCTACTGGGATGCTACACAAGCGATCACTGACCCTGACGGAGATGAGTTGACTTATGGTATTGCCGACAATAACGATGGAATTGTTGTTTCAGGTTTTGCTAATAATGAGTTTATCATTTCAGCTATCAAAGAAGGTGAAACAGAAATTGCAATTACTGCTTATGACCCAGAAATGGCATCTGTAGTAAAAGTAGTATCTGTAATTGTTAGAGAAGCATTAGTTACAGGAGTAGAAGATGAGATCCTTGCAAACAAGTTCAAGTTGATGAACTATCCAAATCCAGTTACAGCAAGTACTAAATTCTCATTCGATCTTACAGAAGCAGCTGATGTGAAGATTATGGTTTATAACATGCAAGGTCAATTAGTAGATAGCATTGAAGCAGGTAGAAAGTCTGTTGGAACTTCAGAAGTGGAGTATGACACATCTGTACTTCAATCAGGTATGTATATCTACACATTGATTATTGATGGAACACCAAAAGTATTCAATAAGCTTATTAAATAA
- a CDS encoding tetratricopeptide repeat protein, with protein sequence MAATHKIFLPFLLKQQNHTTILRSIQTLLLYIIVSSPLWANSLDSLKHELSKTVEIEDRAKLLYELSQVYFKSDLDMSLNYLEEGILLLSQEPNSELLGEFYKNRGNVYLTKGFLINAKESYLQAEKIFTELGASKLRIRTQINLALLGQREKQFEKSEKEFLRLIKELEKMDDTFSEKYLPHIYLNLGALYDNTDNPQKAIQSLYTALNYCKGGVQDNLRGKVLHNMAIQYLKLGRLDDALNSIEEAYDIKQKTNDRGGVVNSLNILGNIHRLKGDFDIALPIYEVALEKAEELNSPTHMKDTYNNLYVYYEEVKEFENAIFYLKKYKEYSDLLLSETYEIQLERFEEQHELELARQELIDEKQNQQYVIIGLSVLMSLILIVCYLIFRYYRLNLKHQKAKTIQYQTEVELTQSEQEKIKVINEKLQADISFRDRELTTNIMHLMQKYELINSVSENIVALYDQVDAKTKKALRSIVFNLQNDKQGDVWKELEVRFEQVNQDFYDQLNTHYPKLTPNEKKLCAYLYLNLSTKDISSITHQSTKSIEVARFRLRKKLGLTNTDTDYQTFFKNLLSQE encoded by the coding sequence ATGGCAGCTACTCACAAGATTTTTTTACCATTTTTACTTAAGCAACAAAATCACACGACTATCTTGAGATCTATACAAACTTTACTTCTATATATCATAGTATCATCACCGCTATGGGCTAATTCTTTAGACAGTTTGAAGCATGAACTATCTAAGACTGTTGAAATAGAAGATCGAGCCAAACTATTATATGAACTTTCGCAAGTTTATTTCAAGTCTGACCTTGACATGTCATTGAATTACTTAGAGGAAGGGATTTTATTATTGAGCCAAGAACCCAATTCTGAATTGCTCGGAGAATTCTATAAAAACAGGGGGAATGTTTATCTGACCAAAGGCTTTTTAATTAATGCGAAAGAATCGTATTTACAAGCAGAGAAAATATTTACAGAGTTAGGAGCCTCGAAGCTTAGGATTAGAACACAAATCAATCTAGCCTTATTAGGGCAAAGAGAAAAGCAGTTTGAAAAGTCGGAAAAAGAGTTTCTCAGACTTATAAAGGAGCTGGAAAAAATGGATGATACTTTCTCAGAGAAGTATTTACCTCATATATATTTGAATTTAGGAGCCTTATATGACAACACCGATAACCCTCAAAAGGCAATTCAATCCTTATACACAGCATTAAATTATTGTAAAGGAGGTGTTCAAGATAATCTTAGAGGTAAAGTCTTGCACAATATGGCGATCCAGTATCTAAAATTGGGGAGATTGGATGATGCTCTAAATTCCATTGAAGAGGCTTATGATATTAAGCAGAAAACAAATGATAGGGGTGGTGTAGTAAATTCATTGAATATTCTCGGTAATATTCATCGACTGAAAGGTGATTTTGATATAGCCTTACCAATTTATGAAGTAGCTTTGGAAAAGGCTGAAGAACTTAATTCACCGACTCACATGAAAGACACATACAATAATTTGTATGTCTATTATGAAGAAGTAAAAGAATTTGAAAATGCTATTTTTTACTTAAAGAAGTATAAGGAATATTCAGATTTACTGCTTTCTGAAACCTATGAAATACAGTTGGAAAGATTTGAAGAGCAGCACGAATTGGAATTGGCTCGACAAGAACTTATTGATGAAAAACAAAATCAGCAATATGTTATAATAGGACTAAGCGTCTTGATGAGCTTAATCTTGATAGTCTGTTATCTTATTTTTAGGTACTACAGATTAAACCTTAAGCACCAGAAAGCAAAAACAATACAGTATCAAACAGAGGTTGAGTTGACACAATCTGAGCAAGAAAAGATTAAGGTAATTAATGAAAAACTTCAAGCGGATATTTCCTTCAGAGATCGGGAGTTGACAACGAATATTATGCACCTGATGCAGAAGTATGAATTAATTAACTCGGTTTCAGAAAATATAGTAGCTTTGTACGACCAAGTTGATGCTAAAACCAAAAAGGCTTTAAGATCAATTGTTTTCAATTTACAGAATGACAAACAAGGAGATGTATGGAAAGAATTGGAAGTACGTTTTGAACAGGTTAATCAGGATTTTTATGATCAATTAAATACCCATTATCCGAAACTAACGCCTAATGAAAAGAAGCTTTGTGCATACCTATATTTGAACTTGAGCACAAAAGATATTTCTAGTATAACCCACCAAAGTACAAAATCAATTGAAGTTGCGAGATTCCGATTGAGGAAGAAATTGGGACTTACAAATACGGATACCGACTATCAAACATTTTTCAAAAACCTTCTTTCACAAGAGTAA
- a CDS encoding FUSC family protein, with translation MKWEDFVRTLNVVIGLSIAHLFQTFLQLDHEGWMYITIIVILAPADDVEKAFKKARHRAIGTSIGGLVSLVGYFILYKLHSVQFYYIVICTGFVLGIYNASKKYPYAATLTSMTIFMANYERAQVLEVAVWRLGNVLLGCLIAYGISFFSMKYFKHSKA, from the coding sequence ATGAAGTGGGAAGATTTTGTACGTACTTTAAATGTTGTGATTGGTCTTTCCATAGCCCATTTATTTCAGACCTTTTTACAATTGGACCATGAAGGCTGGATGTATATTACTATTATTGTCATTTTAGCACCAGCAGATGATGTTGAGAAAGCATTTAAAAAGGCAAGACACAGAGCAATTGGGACATCGATAGGTGGTCTAGTTTCTTTAGTAGGATATTTTATTCTTTATAAACTGCATTCAGTTCAATTTTATTACATCGTTATTTGTACAGGCTTTGTTTTAGGAATTTATAATGCAAGTAAAAAATATCCCTATGCAGCAACACTGACTTCTATGACAATTTTTATGGCCAACTACGAACGAGCTCAAGTCTTAGAAGTTGCCGTGTGGCGTTTAGGTAATGTTCTTTTAGGATGTTTAATTGCTTACGGTATATCATTCTTTTCTATGAAATATTTTAAGCATTCTAAAGCCTAA